In a genomic window of Lycium ferocissimum isolate CSIRO_LF1 chromosome 9, AGI_CSIRO_Lferr_CH_V1, whole genome shotgun sequence:
- the LOC132029991 gene encoding protein NUCLEAR FUSION DEFECTIVE 4-like, giving the protein MAGHESRKWMILVATIWIQAFTGTNFDFSAYSSELKAVLGISQVQLNYLATASDLGKALGWSSGLALMYMPLWSVMFVAAFMGLFGYGIQWLVLLDLISLPYFVVFLLCLLAGCSITWFNTVCFVLCIKNFPSNRPLALALTVSFNGVSAALYNLAAISINPSSTQIYLLLNAFIPFITSLAALVPILRQPRIDPLPSNAIKHEQLIFVVLNFLAVITGLYLLFVHSADSSTARVIFAGAILLLVLPLGIPGIIYAGDWFQHKIFSSFTFEGSSFLLVDADDLEFHKELLSRENSQINVTSYGNGPTLTLSLTRIIGTAGVSDEGCCGKVIEKDQLFMLGEEHKAGMLVKRLDFWLYYVAYFCGGTIGLVYSNNLGQIAQSLGHSSMTSTLITLYSSFSFFGRLLSAAPDFIRLKLYFARTGWLAIALVPTPIAFFLVAASGKEVALQAGTALIGLSSGFIFSAAVSITSELFGPNSVGVNHNILITNIPIGSLVYGFLAALIYDNNAAHGATFTQQMMSDSVVCMGRKCYLSTFLWWGCLALLGLVSSVLLFLRTRPAYDRFEQNRRANLLD; this is encoded by the exons ATGGCAGGACATGAATcaagaaaatggatgattttagTGGCAACCATATGGATTCAAGCCTTCACCGGAACAAACTTCGACTTCTCAGCTTACTCGTCGGAATTgaaggctgttttgggaatTTCACAAGTGCAGTTGAACTACCTGGCAACAGCATCCGATCTTGGAAAAGCGTTGGGATGGTCCTCAGGGTTGGCTCTGATGTATATGCCGTTGTGGTCCGTCATGTTCGTGGCTGCTTTCATGGGATTATTTGGTTATGGGATACAATGGCTTGTCCTTCTTGACCTCATTTCCTTGCCTTATTTTGTG GTATTTTTACTTTGCTTGTTAGCTGGATGCAGCATCACTTGGTTCAACACTGTTTGTTTTGTTCTGTGCATAAAGAATTTCCCTTCTAACAGACCTTTAGCACTTGCACTCACTGTGAGTTTCAATGGAGTTAGTGCAGCTTTATACAACCTTGCTGCAATTTCTATAAACCCTTCTTCCACTCAAATTTACCTTCTTCTCAATGCCTTCATTCCCTTTATCACCTCACTTGCAGCCCTTGTTCCAATTCTTAGACAACCCCGTATCGATCCCCTTCCTTCCAATGCCATCAAACATGAACAACTCATATTCGTTGTACTTAATTTCCTAGCTGTAATCACTGGCCTCTATCTTCTCTTTGTCCATTCAGCTGATTCATCAACGGCTCGTGTCATTTTTGCTGGTGCCATTTTACTACTTGTCCTTCCATTGGGAATTCCAGGCATTATTTATGCAGGGGATTGGTTTCAGCATAAAATTTTCTCTAGTTTTACCTTTGAAGGATCCAGCTTCCTACTCGTTGATGCTGACGATCTTGAATTTCATAAAGAGTTACTGAGTCGCGAGAATAGCCAGATCAATGTAACGTCCTATGGTAATGGACCGACTCTTACATTAAGCCTGACGAGGATTATTGGCACTGCTGGAGTTAGTGATGAAGGATGTTGTGGAAAAGTAATTGAGAAGGATCAGTTGTTCATGCTTGGAGAAGAACACAAGGCAGGAATGCTGGTAAAGAGATTGGATTTTTGGCTATATTATGTTGCATACTTTTGTGGAGGAACAATTGGGCTTGTGTATAGTAACAATCTTGGCCAAATAGCACAATCACTTGGACATAGTTCAATGACTTCTACTCTCATCACACTTTACtcttccttctccttctttgGCCGCTTGCTCTCTGCAGCTCCAGATTTCATCAGATT GAAGTTGTATTTCGCAAGGACAGGTTGGCTAGCAATTGCATTAGTTCCAACACCAATAGCATTTTTCTTGGTAGCAGCAAGTGGAAAAGAGGTAGCACTCCAAGCAGGAACAGCTCTTATTGGATTGAGTTCAGGATTCATATTTTCGGCAGCAGTGTCAATAACATCAGAACTTTTTGGACCAAACAGTGTCGGAGTCAACCACAACATTCTCATCACAAACATACCGATTGGATCACTTGTTTATGGTTTCCTTGCTGCTCtcatttatgataataatgctGCTCATGGCGCCACTTTTACACAACAGATGATGAGTGATTCAGTGGTTTGTATGGGAAGGAAATGCTACTTGTCAACTTTTCTCTGGTGGGGttgtcttgcccttctaggACTCGTTTCGagtgtgttgttgttcttaagAACTAGGCCTGCTTATGATCGATTCGAGCAAAACCGAAGAGCTAATTTGTTAGATTGA